DNA sequence from the Zavarzinella sp. genome:
TATCAGCTTGTTTCTGCCTATCGAACTTATCCTAACCTTCGCTATCCGCCAGATTCGATCATCAATACCTATCTATCTTTCCTGTTGTTCGCTTATCATTTAGTCCTCCCAGTTTCTATAGAAGCCTATAGTTACGGCTTTTTGCTGTTCGTTTCAGCACGCTTTGTCCGTTAATCTAACTTTATTTAATATCGGTCGTCGCTCAGCGGCGGATACCGAGTTTTTTTACAAGACTTATGGGAGCAATAATGTCCGAAAACGCAGTCATGGACTCACCGGAACGGGAACCGGTCGCCACGATTCAACATACGCTAATTATCCCGGGGCATAATTTCATTGGGGCTATCATCGGTTTCGTTGCCGGGATAATCCCTACGTTGCTTGTTCTGTCCGTCGCCGGAGCCATCGGGTGGTGGGGCCACCAGACTGGTTGGAAGTTGCCGAAATTTTCCGAACTCAACGGTAACGTCGCGGACAAGGACGATTGGTGTACCGAACACAACGTCCCCGAGTCCGCATGTGTCGAGTGTGACGACAATCTCATGCCAAAAGACAAAGTCCATGGTTGGTGTAAGATCCATGGCATTCCTGAATGCACCCTCGACCACCCGGAACTTGCACAACTCCCGAAACCACCGAGCGTCGCTTCCGCAGAACTCGCCCGGGCCAAACGGGCTTTGGAATTTTGCGCCCGAACCGCCAACAATCCTAACTGCAGAACTCACCTGCGGCGCATCCAGTATGCCACAGCCTCCGATGCGGACAAAGCTGGCATCATGGTCGAGCCGGTGTGGACGGCCCCGGCGGTTGAGTTCGTTTCAGCACCAGGCGAGATTGGATACGACCAAACAAAGCTCGCACATCTTTCCTCACGGTCGCCCGGTACTGTTTGGAAGGTGTACAGGCATTTGGGCGACGAAGTTAAGGCAGGTGACGTATTAGCGTTGGTAGATGCCGCCGATGTTGGCAAGGCGAAGACGGAGGTTCTCCAGGCATACGCCACGCTTCAGCTAAAAGTACAAACGGTCGCGAGCATTAAGGAATCTGGCGGTGCCGTTCCCGCAGCGCGCGTCCGGGAGGCTGAAGCCGCTGCGCGCGAGGCCGAGATTAGATTAATCGCGGGGTGCCAGGCCCTGACCAATTTAGGTTTGCTACTGAAGGAATCGGAAGTACGCTCGCTCACCGCCGACCAACTCAAGTCGAGGCTTCACCTACTTGGCATCCCTGCCGAGGTAGCTAAAACCATCGACTCAGATACGGCGACTTCGAACCTGCTACCGTTAGTTTCCCCAATGAACGGGTTGGTCGTTTCGCGAGAGATCGTCGCGGGGGAGGTAGTGGACTTGGCCCGCATTCTGTTCGAGGTAGTGGATACGCGGTCTCTGTGGTTGACGTTCGATCTGAAGGGTGAAGATGCCCATCGCGTCAAAATAGGACAGCAGGTCATGTTCAAGCCGGATGACGGGCGAGCTGAGCTTTCCGGATCGATCACTTGGCGGAGTTCTCAGGCTGACCCGAAAACCCGCACCGTCAAGATTCGCGCCGACATCTCCGACCCAGAAGGTCGGCAAGTGGCCAACACCTTTGGTGCTGGCCGAGTAATCCTCCGCGAAGAGGAGAAGGCAGTCTCGGTGCCGAACGAGGCGGTCCACTGGGAGGGCTGCTGCAACGTCGTGTTCGTCCGCGATAAGGACTACCTCAAATCTGAATACAAGGTGTTCCATGTTCGTAAAGTGCGGATCGGGGCCAAAGACGGCAAAAACACCGAGATCGCTGCTGGCCTCCTGCCAGGTGAGCTTGTCGTCACCAAAGGCAGTGGGCTAATCCTGACCGAACTGCTACGCAGTAGCCTCGGCGAAGGTTGCGCTTGTCACAGTAAGAAGTAACAAGGAGGTTCGACCGTGCTAAACGCTATCATCGATTTATCACTAAAGTACCGCTGGCTGGTCATCCTCGGGGCTGTTGCCTTGGCGGTGGCCGGAGCAGCAGCTCTCAGATACCTAGACATTGATGCCTTCCCTGACACAACGCCGGTGCAGGTGCAGATCAACACAGTCGCCCCGTCCCTTGGGCCAGCAGATGTCGAGCAACAGATCACTTACCCCATCGAGCAAGCACTCGGCGGGCTGCCGAAGGTCGTCACAATGCGGTCCATCTCGAAGTTTGGCCTTTCCCAGGTCGTCATCATCTTTGAAGATGGCACCGACATCTATTTCGCCCGTCAACTTGTGACCGAGCGTCTCACGAATGTGCAACTTCCACAGGGGCTAGACCGCCCTAAAATGGGGCCAGTCTCGACCGGTTTAGGTGAGGTGTTCCACTATGTTATCACTGGTAAAGGCGACGACATGACCCAACTCCGCACCATCCACGATTGGATTGTCCGGCCCCAGATGCGGACTGTGAAGGGAGTGGCCGAAGTGAACTCCTGGGGCGGCTACGAGCGGCAGTATCAGGCCCGTATCGACCCCGCGAAGTTGGCCAAGTACGGCCTTACCTTCGATCAGGTGACCACCGCCCTCCGCGACAACAATCAGAACGTCGGTGGCGGAGTAATTGACCAGCGCAGCAGTACGGTGATCGTCAGCGGTGTGGGTCGCACGGTCAATATCCAAGAGATTAAGAACATTCAGATCGCGGTTACAGACGGTGTGCCAGTACTGATCGGCGACGTTGCGGACGTGCGGATCGGCAGCGAGGTCAGGCGTGGGGCAGTGACTGCAGACGGAAAGGGCGAGGTCGTCCTTGGGCTTGGTTTCATGACGATGGGTGAGAACTCACACGAAGTGACATGGGGCATGAAGCGGAAGCTTGACGAAGTTAAGGCATCCCTGCCGCCGGGCGTCAAGGCAGAGCCAGTTTATGACCGCACCGAGTTGATTGACTACGTCATCGACACTGTGAAGGCGAACCTGTTCGAAGCCGGGCTGCTCGTTGTGTGCGTGCTGTTCCTGTTTCTGGGCAACCTGCGGGCCGCATTCATCGTCGCCTTGGCGATCCCGCTGTCGATGCTGTTCGCGTTCTCGGGCATGTTGCGATTCGGAGTGGCTGCCAGCCTATTGAGCCTTGGGGCGATAGACTTCGGCATGGTGGTAGACTCGTCGGTGGTGATGGTCGAGAACTGCGTCCGCCACTTAGCGCACAACCCTGAGGGTAACTCCAAGCGGGACGTGATCCGCGAAGCCGCTGTCGAGGTCCGCAAGCCGACATTGTTTGGGGAACTCATCATTCTGATCGTTTACCTGCCGATCCTTACGCTTGAGGGGATTGAGGGGAAGCTTTTTCGCCCAATGGCACTCACCGTCATCTTCGCTCTAGTCGGGTCAATGATACTGTCGATTACTTTCATGCCAGCGCTCGCAAGTTTGTTGTTACCGAAGAAGGTCACTGAGCGTGAGCCGTTCCTTTTACGGGTTGTAAAATTCTTTTACGTCCCGGTTCTAAAGTACACAATGCACCACAAGGTCGCGGTTCTCCTGTTCGGGGTGACCGTACTGGCCGTGGCATTCGGGCTGGTTGCACCTCGCCTTGGAACAGAGTTCGTACCGAAGCTCTCGGAAGGGTCTATGGCTCTTGGCACAGTGCGGTTGGCTGGCACCAGCCTGGAGGAGTCGATCCAGACGAACACCCAGGTAGAGAAGGCACTGCTAGCCGCTTTTCCCAATGAGATCAACCACGTTTGGAGCCGCGCTGGGACCGCCGAGGTGGCCACCGACCCTATGGGGGTCGAGTTAACGGATATCTTCATCAGCCTGAAACCCCGGTCACAATGGAAGCGGGCGAAGACGCAGGACGAGTTGACGGTCTTGATCGAAAAGGAATTGAGATCGATTCAAGGGCTTAAGTTCGCGTTCTCTCAGCCCATCGAAATGCGAATCAACGAGATGGTAGCCGGCACCCGCTCTGACCTCGCGGTGAAGCTGTTCGGGGATGACCTGGAGGTACTCAGGGTGAAAGCTGCCGAGATTGAGAAGGTGATGAAGACGATTCCCGGTGCTGCAGACCTCGCCGTTGAACAGGTGACCGGTCAGCCAGTGTTGCAGGTGAAGGTGAAACAGGACCAACTCGCCAGATATGGCATCCCAGCCCGTGTCGTCCTCGATCTGATCGAGAGCATCGGGTCGAAACCGATGGGCGAAATAGTGGACGGGCAATTCCGTTTTCCGCTGGTAGTGCGACTACCGGACAAGTGGAGGAACAGCCCGGAATCTGTTGGATCGATACAACTGCCAACAGCGACTGGCGAGCGAGTACCACTATCGCGTATTGCCGACATCGCGGTGATTGAAGGTCCGTCCACCATTACACGTGAATGGGGTCAGCGGAGAATAGTCATCACCTGCAACGTGCGGGGCCGTGATCTGGGTAGCTTCGTGGCTGAGGTGCAGCAGAAAGTGAAGGCCGAAGTGATCCTGCCCCCGGGGCGCTATCACGTCCAGTACGGCGGGCAGTTTGAACAGTTAGAGAGGGCGCAGATGCGGCTGATGATCGTCGTCCCGATCGCTCTTCTGCTGATATTCGGTTTGCTTTACGCTACCTACGGCACGATTGTAGACTCCCTCCGAGTCTTCTCTGGGGTGCCGTTCGCGTGGATCGGCGGCATCTTCGCCTTGTGGCTGCGGGACATGCCTTTCTCGATCTCGGCAGCCATCGGGTTTATCGCACTGTCCGGTGTGGCAGTCCTTGATGACATGATTCTCGTCAGTTACGTCCGCCAACTCCAGAAGCGGGGGCGGACACTGGAGCAGGCGGTCGAAGAGGCTGCAATCACCCGATTGCGGCCTGTGCTGATGACGACCCTTGTGGCGTGCCTCGGGTTCGTTCCGATGGCTTTTTCGACCGGCATGGGGGCTGAGGTGCAGCGGCCCCTCGCTACCGTGGTCATTGGCGGCGTGATCTCGGCGATGATCATGTCCCTTTTGGTATTGCGGGTATTGTTTGTCGTGTTTCGGTTCCCAAGCCGACGAACTCCGCACGCGGCCATCGAGGGCCAGCCGCAAAAAGTGGCCCCGAAGACGATTGTCGCCCAGTGATGGGCATATATTTCCCGGGAGGTTTTGAGATGAACAAGCAGTTGATGAATGTGGCCCTGCTAGCAGGGCTATTTGTGGTGGTAGGGTGCGGACAGAAGTCTGCCGAAACTGTCAGCACGGGCAAGGAGATTGCGAAGACCGGTGAGCAGAAGGAAGAGGGCGGTCACGGTTGGTGGTGCGACGAACACGGAGTGGTAGAGGAAGAGTGCAGCATCTGCCAGAAAGAGGTGTTCACTAATCTAAAGAAAGACGAAGTCTGCCCGAAGCACCCTGACCGGGCGAGTGGCCAGTGCTTCATCTGCAATCCGGACTTGTGGGAGAAGAGTAAAGCCACCTATATCGCCAAGTATGGCAAGGAGCCGCCTGAGCCGAAAGAGAACATGCCCGTGAAGAAGTAACCTGCTAAATTACTTCTTCACGGCGTCGTTAGTGGATCGCGACACGTTACACATAATAGCCTTTAGTGAACTTCAGTGTATACATTTTACGTCCATCATTGGCGACGGCGAAAACAAATCGTCGCCACCACTTGTTAGGCGACGATTATGATTTTAACACCGATTGTATGCGAACTCGCATTACGAAATAATGTGCCAATTTCCGAAAGCCTAGAAACGGGTGTTTCATTTGCAATCGATCCAGCCGAGCTATCAGTTCCAGTTTTGTTACCGACTCGCAGGCTCGATCGGCTGATCCCCAAGAAATCACATAGTCGTCGGTTGCTCAGCGTGGAATGATCTCGGTCCAACTGCTGCCGTTTCCAATCAGCCGAAGTTGGCAACTTTTTTTTTCAACCATTCCAACTCCATTTTCAATCTGCCAATCTGTTCAAATAATTCTGATTTTTCCTCCTCGCTCTTCTTCAAGTCACTTGCCTGGGTAGTTCCAGAAAAGATCGTTGCTGCCTGGTCAAGCATCTGCTTTTTCCAGCCTTGCACCAGCCGAGTGTGGACTCCGAATCGGGCCGCCACCTGGCTGAGTGTCTGATCTCCTTTCATCGCTGCCAAAGCTACCTGAGCCTTGAATGCAGCAGTATGAGTCCGCGGACTTTTACTCATCATCACCCCCTTCATTGGCACGAGTATTTTCTACCAAAAAGGCGCTTCTACTCGTGGTACATTTTTCGGGGTCCAGCATAGTTCAGTAACCGCAGCCCGTTGGAAATTACCAATAGCGATGCTCCAGTGTCGGCCGCTATTGCTGCCCAGAGCGACGAATTGCCCGCAAACGTCAAGACCACGAAGACCACCTTGACCGAAAGCGAAAACCCGATGTTTTGTCGGATGATCGACAAGGTGCGTTGGGAATGCCTGATTAGCCAGGGCAATTTGGACAAATCGTCGGACATGAGAGCTATGTCGGCCGTCTCAATCGCCACATCACTGCCAGCTGCCCCCATCGCAATCCCTAGAGTGGCACGAGCGAGTGCCGGGGCATCGTTTACACCATCGCCAACCATAGCGACTCGACCATACTTGGCGACCAGGGATTCAACTATCTTCACTTTGTCAGTGGGTAACAATTCAGCATGAACCTCGTCAATACCCGTCTCGCGGGCGATGCTGTCAGCGGCCCCTTGGTTGTCCCCCGTCAGCATGACGATGTGCTTCACACCGGCGTCGCGCAACGCTTGGATCATCTGTCTGACTCCTGGTCGTACTGCGTCAGCGAGGGTGATATAGCCGCAGACATGGCTCGCAGTCCCTACTACCACGACCGTGCGACCCGATTTCGCAAGCGTCTCCAGTTGTTGGTGAACATCTTCGGTTTCCTGGCCTCGTTCTTCCAAGTAACGATGCGATCCAAGCCAATATTCCTGCCCGTTGAAATGGCCCGTTGCTCCTTTGCCCTGAATGATTTGATAATCCGTCGCGGGGCGGACCGCGACGCCGCGCTGCTGAGCATAAACCATGATCGCCCGAGCCAGAGGGTGAGTGCTGTGGGCCTCAAGCGCAGCAGCTCGCTCCAGCAGTTCCTTCACGTCGTGGCCGCTGAGGGGCACGACATCCACTACCGACGGCTTGCCCTGCGTCAGTGTGCCGGTCTTGTCCAGGGCGATGGCTTTCAGTCGGGCGGGAGCTTCGACATACAGTCCGCCTTTAATGAGGACACCGTTTCGTGCCGAAGCCGCCAGCGCCGCCACGATACTCACCGGCGTCGAGATGACCAACGCACAGGGGCAGGCGATGACCAGCAGGACGAGCGAGCGGTAGAACCAGTCCTCCCACACCCCGCCTAAGAAAAGAGGCGGAATAAGTAGTATGCTCAGAGCCAGCGCCATGACGACGGGGGTATAAACGCGGGCGAACTTCTCTACCCATTGCTCGGACGGGGCTCGCCGAGATTGCGCTTCCCCGACCAGGCGAATGATGTGGGCGAGCGTAGTGTCCCCGGCGGCTTTGGTGCATTCGACCGTCAAGGCACCATCGCCGTTGACCGTACTAGCGAAAACTTCCTCCCCTGCCTTCTTGGAGACCGGGACGCTTTCGCCAGTGATTGGTGCCTGATTGACTTCGCTCGCTCCACAGACTACTCGCCCGTCCAAGGGAATGCGTTCGCCCGGCCTCACCAGAAAAAGTGCGCCCACGGCCACTTGCTCAGGCGATACATTCTCTTCGATTCCGTCAGCATGTTGTAGGCGCACGGTGGGGGGTGTCAGGTCCATAAGTGCGGCCACGGCCCGGCGAGCACGCCCCACACTCCAAGACTCCAGCGCCAGAGAAACTGCGAAGAGAAAAGCAACGGTAGCCGCCTCAAACAACTCACCGATGGCAACCGCTCCGAATACAGCGACCATCATCAAAAGGTTCATGTCCGGGCGCAGGCGGCGCAGTGCGAACCACGCCTTCGGCAGGAAATACCAGACGCCCGCCAAAATGCTCAGGGTATAGAGACCCTTCACCGCGAGAGGAATGCGATGGACTACACCCACCCCCTCTGAACCTAAAGCAGCAAGGAAACCGCCTTCGACCCAGGCATGAGTGAGAAACCCGAGCATGATGAACAGGCCACTGGTCGTAGTCAGGATCATCTGCCCTCGGCG
Encoded proteins:
- a CDS encoding heavy metal translocating P-type ATPase: MKNLLILEFKIHGMDCAEEMAILKREVGPVIGEESQISFDILNGRMTVVSESNGITPESIIKVVARTGMRAEVWRQGEQVAGRGGFWLRRGQMILTTTSGLFIMLGFLTHAWVEGGFLAALGSEGVGVVHRIPLAVKGLYTLSILAGVWYFLPKAWFALRRLRPDMNLLMMVAVFGAVAIGELFEAATVAFLFAVSLALESWSVGRARRAVAALMDLTPPTVRLQHADGIEENVSPEQVAVGALFLVRPGERIPLDGRVVCGASEVNQAPITGESVPVSKKAGEEVFASTVNGDGALTVECTKAAGDTTLAHIIRLVGEAQSRRAPSEQWVEKFARVYTPVVMALALSILLIPPLFLGGVWEDWFYRSLVLLVIACPCALVISTPVSIVAALAASARNGVLIKGGLYVEAPARLKAIALDKTGTLTQGKPSVVDVVPLSGHDVKELLERAAALEAHSTHPLARAIMVYAQQRGVAVRPATDYQIIQGKGATGHFNGQEYWLGSHRYLEERGQETEDVHQQLETLAKSGRTVVVVGTASHVCGYITLADAVRPGVRQMIQALRDAGVKHIVMLTGDNQGAADSIARETGIDEVHAELLPTDKVKIVESLVAKYGRVAMVGDGVNDAPALARATLGIAMGAAGSDVAIETADIALMSDDLSKLPWLIRHSQRTLSIIRQNIGFSLSVKVVFVVLTFAGNSSLWAAIAADTGASLLVISNGLRLLNYAGPRKMYHE
- a CDS encoding helix-turn-helix domain-containing protein; translated protein: MMSKSPRTHTAAFKAQVALAAMKGDQTLSQVAARFGVHTRLVQGWKKQMLDQAATIFSGTTQASDLKKSEEEKSELFEQIGRLKMELEWLKKKVANFG
- a CDS encoding CusA/CzcA family heavy metal efflux RND transporter; this translates as MLNAIIDLSLKYRWLVILGAVALAVAGAAALRYLDIDAFPDTTPVQVQINTVAPSLGPADVEQQITYPIEQALGGLPKVVTMRSISKFGLSQVVIIFEDGTDIYFARQLVTERLTNVQLPQGLDRPKMGPVSTGLGEVFHYVITGKGDDMTQLRTIHDWIVRPQMRTVKGVAEVNSWGGYERQYQARIDPAKLAKYGLTFDQVTTALRDNNQNVGGGVIDQRSSTVIVSGVGRTVNIQEIKNIQIAVTDGVPVLIGDVADVRIGSEVRRGAVTADGKGEVVLGLGFMTMGENSHEVTWGMKRKLDEVKASLPPGVKAEPVYDRTELIDYVIDTVKANLFEAGLLVVCVLFLFLGNLRAAFIVALAIPLSMLFAFSGMLRFGVAASLLSLGAIDFGMVVDSSVVMVENCVRHLAHNPEGNSKRDVIREAAVEVRKPTLFGELIILIVYLPILTLEGIEGKLFRPMALTVIFALVGSMILSITFMPALASLLLPKKVTEREPFLLRVVKFFYVPVLKYTMHHKVAVLLFGVTVLAVAFGLVAPRLGTEFVPKLSEGSMALGTVRLAGTSLEESIQTNTQVEKALLAAFPNEINHVWSRAGTAEVATDPMGVELTDIFISLKPRSQWKRAKTQDELTVLIEKELRSIQGLKFAFSQPIEMRINEMVAGTRSDLAVKLFGDDLEVLRVKAAEIEKVMKTIPGAADLAVEQVTGQPVLQVKVKQDQLARYGIPARVVLDLIESIGSKPMGEIVDGQFRFPLVVRLPDKWRNSPESVGSIQLPTATGERVPLSRIADIAVIEGPSTITREWGQRRIVITCNVRGRDLGSFVAEVQQKVKAEVILPPGRYHVQYGGQFEQLERAQMRLMIVVPIALLLIFGLLYATYGTIVDSLRVFSGVPFAWIGGIFALWLRDMPFSISAAIGFIALSGVAVLDDMILVSYVRQLQKRGRTLEQAVEEAAITRLRPVLMTTLVACLGFVPMAFSTGMGAEVQRPLATVVIGGVISAMIMSLLVLRVLFVVFRFPSRRTPHAAIEGQPQKVAPKTIVAQ
- a CDS encoding efflux RND transporter periplasmic adaptor subunit, with protein sequence MSENAVMDSPEREPVATIQHTLIIPGHNFIGAIIGFVAGIIPTLLVLSVAGAIGWWGHQTGWKLPKFSELNGNVADKDDWCTEHNVPESACVECDDNLMPKDKVHGWCKIHGIPECTLDHPELAQLPKPPSVASAELARAKRALEFCARTANNPNCRTHLRRIQYATASDADKAGIMVEPVWTAPAVEFVSAPGEIGYDQTKLAHLSSRSPGTVWKVYRHLGDEVKAGDVLALVDAADVGKAKTEVLQAYATLQLKVQTVASIKESGGAVPAARVREAEAAAREAEIRLIAGCQALTNLGLLLKESEVRSLTADQLKSRLHLLGIPAEVAKTIDSDTATSNLLPLVSPMNGLVVSREIVAGEVVDLARILFEVVDTRSLWLTFDLKGEDAHRVKIGQQVMFKPDDGRAELSGSITWRSSQADPKTRTVKIRADISDPEGRQVANTFGAGRVILREEEKAVSVPNEAVHWEGCCNVVFVRDKDYLKSEYKVFHVRKVRIGAKDGKNTEIAAGLLPGELVVTKGSGLILTELLRSSLGEGCACHSKK